In Maylandia zebra isolate NMK-2024a linkage group LG12, Mzebra_GT3a, whole genome shotgun sequence, a single genomic region encodes these proteins:
- the smarcb1a gene encoding SWI/SNF-related matrix-associated actin-dependent regulator of chromatin subfamily B member 1-A — protein MALSKTFGQKPVKFQLEEDGDYYMIGSEVGNYLRMFRGSLYKRYPSLWRKLASVEERKKIVESSHDHGYTQLATSVTLLKASEVEEILEGNDEKYKAVSISTEPPAYLREQKAKRNSQWVPTLPNSSHHLDAVPCSTTINRSRLGRDKKRTFPLCFDDHDPAVIHENATQSEVLVPIRLDMEIEGQKLRDAFTWNMNEKLISPEMFAEILCDDLDLNPLAFVPAIASAIRQQIESYPTDSLLEDQTDQRVIIKLNIHVGNISLVDQFEWDMSERENSPEKFALKLCSELGLGGEFVTTIAYSIRGQLSWHQRTYAFSENPLPTVEIAIRNTGDADQWCPLLETLTDAEMEKKIRDQDRNTRRMRRLANTAPAW, from the exons ATGGCGCTGAGCAAAACGTTTGGACAAAAACCGGTAAAATTTCAGCTCGAGGAGGATGGAGACTATTACATGATCGGATCGGAG GTGGGAAACTACCTTCGCATGTTTAGAGGCTCCTTGTATAAAAGGTACCCGTCATTATGGAGAAAACTGGCGTCGGTAGAAGAACGAAAGAAAATCGTGGAGTCATCACACG ACCATGGCTACACTCAGCTGGCCACCAGCGTGACCCTGCTGAAGGCTTCTGAGGTCGAGGAGATTCTTGAAGGAAATGACGAAAAGTACAAAGCGGTTTCTATCAGCACTGAGCCTCCCGCCTACCTCAG GGAACAGAAGGCAAAGAGGAACAGTCAGTGGGTTCCCACGCTGCCCAACAGTTCCCATCATCTGGACGCCGTGCcctgctccaccaccatcaaccGCAGCCGACTGGGCCGGGACAAGAAGAGGACCTTCCCCCTGTG CTTTGATGACCACGATCCAGCAGTGATCCATGAAAATGCCACTCAGTCCGAAGTCCTCGTTCCGATCCGCCTGGACATGGAGATTGAGGGGCAGAAGCTCAGGGATGCGTTCACCTGGAATATGAACG AGAAGCTCATTTCACCCGAGATGTTCGCTGAGATCCTGTGTGACGACTTGGACCTCAACCCGCTGGCCTTCGTCCCCGCCATCGCCTCCGCCATCCGACAGCAGATCGAGTCTTATCCGACAGACAGCCTCCTGGAGGACCAGACGGACCAGAGGGTGATCATCAAG CTTAACATCCACGTTGGGAACATCTCTCTGGTGGACCAGTTTGAGTGGGACATGTCTGAGAGGGAGAACTCTCCAGAGAAGTTTGCCCTGAAGCTTTGCTCTGAGCTCGGCCTCGGCGGGGAGTTTGTCACTACCATCGCCTACAGCATCCGCGGTCAGCtgagctggcaccagaggacGTACGCCTTCAG tgaAAACCCTCTGCCCACAGTGGAGATAGCAATCAGAAACACAGGTGATGCTGACCAGTGGTGCCCCCTGCTGGAGACGCTGACAGACGCAGAGATGGAGAAGAAGATCAGAGACCAGGACAGAAACACAAG GCGAATGAGGCGACTCGCGAACACGGCTCCTGCGTGGTAA